Proteins from a single region of Hyphomicrobiales bacterium:
- a CDS encoding alpha/beta hydrolase: MSLPLVITLVVAALFAALAAYTAFQARKIARLYPASGHLIDVDGRQVHVVDMPATAERAIGGGTELPAVVFIHGASGNLHEPMVALSAAFGGRYRLTFFDRPGHGWSERLGRDDASPVVQADILAGLLAARGIERAVVVGHSWGGSVAAAFGVHHPEKTAGLVFLAAATHPWDGGIHWYYRLASRPLVGRLFTHTLTMPVGLSIFGSSIRSVFAPEVPPDDYGGRTRVPLVLRPGNFRANAEDVADLLDYVRELSGRYGDIAAPTEILTGDADGVVYAHIHSTGLQRDIPGARLTVLEGAGHMPHHTRSDDIVAAVDRVVDRYLLGEGR, from the coding sequence ATGTCATTACCGTTGGTAATCACTCTCGTCGTTGCGGCGCTGTTTGCTGCCCTTGCCGCCTATACCGCCTTCCAGGCGCGCAAGATCGCGCGTCTCTATCCGGCGAGCGGTCACCTGATCGATGTCGATGGGCGCCAGGTTCACGTCGTCGACATGCCGGCGACGGCGGAGCGTGCGATCGGGGGCGGAACGGAGTTGCCGGCGGTGGTGTTCATCCACGGCGCGAGCGGCAATCTGCATGAGCCGATGGTGGCCCTGTCGGCGGCGTTTGGCGGGCGCTACAGGCTGACCTTCTTCGACCGGCCGGGTCACGGCTGGAGCGAGCGGCTCGGTCGTGACGACGCTTCTCCCGTGGTGCAGGCGGACATCCTTGCCGGGCTGCTTGCGGCACGCGGGATCGAGCGGGCCGTTGTGGTCGGGCATTCCTGGGGCGGTTCGGTAGCTGCCGCCTTCGGCGTGCACCATCCCGAAAAAACGGCCGGCCTGGTGTTTCTCGCGGCGGCGACACATCCCTGGGACGGCGGCATCCATTGGTACTACCGGCTGGCCTCGCGACCGCTGGTCGGACGACTGTTTACCCATACGCTGACCATGCCGGTCGGCTTGAGCATCTTCGGTTCGTCGATCCGCTCGGTGTTTGCGCCGGAAGTGCCGCCCGACGATTACGGTGGCCGGACGCGGGTGCCTCTGGTGCTCCGGCCGGGCAACTTCCGCGCCAATGCCGAGGACGTCGCCGATCTGCTCGACTATGTGCGCGAGCTGTCGGGGCGTTACGGCGATATAGCCGCGCCGACGGAAATCCTGACCGGCGACGCGGACGGCGTCGTCTACGCCCATATCCATTCGACCGGGCTGCAGCGCGATATTCCGGGCGCGCGGCTGACGGTTCTGGAGGGGGCGGGGCATATGCCACACCACACCCGTAGCGACGATATCGTCGCTGCCGTCGACCGGGTGGTGGACCGCTATCTGTTGGGCGAAGGGCGTTAG
- a CDS encoding 50S ribosomal protein L36 yields MKVKNSLKALMARHRDNRLVRRKGRVFIINKKNPRFKARQG; encoded by the coding sequence ATGAAAGTCAAGAACTCGCTCAAGGCTCTGATGGCGCGTCACCGCGACAACCGTCTGGTTCGCCGCAAAGGCCGGGTGTTCATCATCAACAAGAAGAACCCCCGCTTCAAAGCCCGCCAGGGCTGA
- a CDS encoding HlyD family type I secretion periplasmic adaptor subunit translates to MSTTKSLSMAASIRRYLVFGMLVLVLLIGGIGGWAVMARVSSAVVASGLVVVESSTKRVQHREGGIVGEILVANGDRVKAGDLLIRLDETLVRANLGIVMQELSERKARRARLEAERDEVTEITFPPELLARANNSEVQRVLDGQKTLFAARLTTQRGQVEQLRQRIEQLNEQIDGLEAQKVAKNDESRLIEEELVGLQELHKKGHVPITRIIALQRDAARLKGESGALTSQIAVNKGRISETELQILQIKRDFQESLLRELQEVQLQIASLEERRIAAEDQLRRIEIRAPISGLVHELAVHTVGGVIQGGETVLQLVPETDALIIEARLSPTDIDQIEDGQPAVITFSAFNQRTTPQLNATVMTVSPDLSHDQKTGVSYFTARLRLNEGEEKRLGDKRLVPGMPAEVFIRTGERTVISYLVKPLSDQLRRTFREQ, encoded by the coding sequence ATGAGCACAACGAAATCCCTATCGATGGCAGCGTCGATCCGCCGATATCTCGTGTTCGGCATGCTGGTCCTCGTGCTGCTGATCGGCGGCATCGGCGGCTGGGCGGTGATGGCGCGCGTGTCGAGTGCCGTCGTCGCGTCCGGTCTGGTCGTGGTGGAAAGCAGCACCAAGCGGGTGCAGCACCGCGAGGGCGGCATCGTCGGTGAGATCCTCGTTGCCAATGGCGACCGGGTGAAGGCCGGCGATCTGCTGATCCGGCTCGACGAAACGCTGGTGCGGGCCAATCTCGGTATCGTCATGCAGGAGCTCTCCGAGCGAAAGGCACGGCGTGCGCGGCTTGAGGCCGAACGAGACGAGGTGACCGAGATCACCTTCCCGCCCGAACTCCTTGCCCGGGCAAACAATAGCGAAGTTCAGCGCGTGCTCGACGGGCAAAAGACGTTGTTTGCCGCCCGGCTGACGACGCAGAGAGGGCAGGTCGAGCAGCTTCGTCAGCGTATCGAGCAGCTCAACGAGCAGATCGACGGGCTGGAAGCCCAAAAGGTCGCTAAGAACGACGAGAGCCGGCTGATCGAGGAAGAACTGGTCGGCCTGCAAGAGCTGCACAAGAAGGGGCACGTGCCGATTACCCGCATCATCGCCCTGCAACGCGACGCCGCCCGGCTGAAGGGCGAGAGCGGGGCGCTGACCTCGCAAATCGCCGTCAACAAGGGGCGGATCTCGGAGACCGAATTGCAGATCCTGCAGATCAAGCGCGACTTCCAGGAATCGCTGCTGCGCGAATTGCAGGAAGTGCAATTGCAGATCGCCTCGCTGGAAGAACGGCGGATCGCGGCGGAGGACCAGCTTCGCCGTATCGAGATCCGCGCGCCGATTTCCGGCCTCGTGCACGAATTGGCGGTTCACACCGTCGGCGGTGTCATCCAGGGCGGCGAGACGGTCCTGCAGCTCGTGCCGGAGACCGATGCGTTGATCATCGAGGCGCGGCTTTCGCCGACCGATATCGACCAGATCGAGGACGGCCAGCCGGCGGTGATCACTTTCTCGGCCTTCAATCAGCGCACGACACCGCAGTTGAACGCCACGGTGATGACGGTCTCGCCGGATCTGTCGCATGACCAGAAGACGGGCGTTTCCTATTTCACCGCGCGGCTGCGCCTGAACGAGGGCGAGGAAAAGCGACTCGGCGACAAGCGGCTGGTGCCCGGCATGCCGGCGGAAGTGTTCATCCGGACCGGGGAACGCACCGTCATCAGCTATCTTGTGAAGCCGCTGAGCGATCAGTTGCGGCGGACTTTCCGCGAACAATAA
- a CDS encoding type I secretion system permease/ATPase: MAAKIHENIVSKVVRSARTAFWGVGAFSLVINILMLTGPLFMLQIYDRVLTSRSIPTLLALTMLVVILYAFLGLLEFIRQRVLVRIGHRFDEDLGMAAFKTYTEMPLVAGPRGDVIQPIRDIDQVRQFLASPAITSLFDMPWMPVYLAVILLFHWMLGAVAIAGGVFLFIIALTTDMMTRNALREAGTLQGKRSAFSESARRNAEVLRGMGMISAVGNVWRGISDKYTAAHAVASDRTGGFSVVTKVFRLFLQSLILAVGAYLAVQQVISPGTMIAASIIMTRALQPVEQAVSNWRSLVQSHQAYTRLKKVLGDFHEPERMALEAPKNYLSVEAVTMVPPGAQTPTLTGADFTVQAGTALGIIGPSGGGKSTLARAIVGVWPVARGSVRLDGAPRDQWADDEIGRHIGYLPQDVELFDGTVADNISRFDPNRSSEAVIAAAKLAGLHELVLRLPDGYDTQVGEGAAVLSAGQRQRLALARAIYGDPFLVVLDEPNSNLDGDGEAALTHAIRSVKERGGIVVIIAHRAGAVVAVDRLVVIDNGRQVALGPRDEILAQVMKQRTQQVGATG; this comes from the coding sequence ATGGCCGCAAAAATACACGAAAACATTGTGTCGAAGGTCGTGCGCTCGGCGCGCACGGCATTCTGGGGCGTTGGCGCCTTCAGCCTGGTCATCAACATTTTGATGCTGACCGGGCCGCTGTTCATGCTGCAGATCTACGATCGCGTGCTGACCAGCCGCAGTATTCCCACGCTGCTCGCGCTGACCATGCTGGTGGTCATCCTTTACGCCTTCCTCGGCCTGTTGGAATTCATCCGCCAGCGGGTGCTGGTGCGTATCGGTCATCGGTTCGACGAAGACCTCGGCATGGCGGCGTTCAAGACCTATACCGAGATGCCGCTGGTCGCGGGCCCGCGCGGCGATGTGATCCAGCCGATCCGCGATATCGATCAGGTGCGCCAGTTCCTCGCCAGCCCGGCGATCACCTCGCTGTTCGACATGCCGTGGATGCCGGTTTATCTCGCCGTCATCCTGCTGTTCCACTGGATGCTTGGCGCGGTGGCGATTGCCGGCGGCGTGTTCCTGTTCATCATTGCGCTGACGACCGACATGATGACGCGCAACGCGCTGCGCGAGGCTGGCACGCTGCAGGGCAAGCGCTCGGCCTTCTCAGAGTCGGCGCGGCGCAACGCCGAAGTGCTGCGCGGCATGGGCATGATCAGCGCGGTCGGCAATGTCTGGCGCGGCATCAGCGACAAATACACCGCCGCGCATGCGGTCGCGAGCGATCGCACCGGCGGGTTTTCGGTCGTTACCAAGGTGTTCCGGCTGTTCCTGCAGTCCCTCATTCTTGCCGTCGGCGCCTATCTCGCGGTTCAGCAGGTGATCTCGCCCGGCACCATGATCGCGGCCTCCATCATCATGACGCGGGCGCTGCAGCCGGTCGAACAGGCGGTGTCGAACTGGCGCTCGCTGGTGCAGTCGCATCAGGCCTATACGCGGCTGAAGAAAGTGCTCGGCGATTTCCATGAACCCGAGCGCATGGCGCTCGAGGCACCGAAAAACTACCTCTCGGTCGAAGCCGTGACGATGGTGCCGCCGGGTGCGCAAACGCCGACGCTGACCGGCGCCGATTTCACCGTTCAGGCGGGAACGGCGCTCGGTATTATCGGGCCGTCCGGTGGTGGCAAGTCGACGCTGGCGCGTGCCATTGTCGGTGTGTGGCCGGTTGCGCGCGGCTCGGTTCGGCTCGACGGCGCGCCGCGCGATCAATGGGCGGACGATGAGATCGGTCGCCACATCGGCTATCTGCCGCAGGATGTGGAGCTGTTCGATGGAACGGTTGCCGACAACATCTCCCGCTTCGATCCGAACCGCTCTTCGGAAGCGGTGATCGCGGCGGCAAAGCTCGCTGGCCTGCATGAGCTCGTACTGCGTCTGCCCGACGGTTACGACACCCAGGTGGGCGAGGGCGCGGCGGTGCTCTCCGCCGGCCAGCGCCAGCGGCTCGCGCTTGCCCGCGCGATCTACGGCGATCCGTTCCTCGTCGTTCTCGACGAGCCGAATTCCAATCTCGATGGCGATGGCGAGGCGGCGCTCACTCACGCGATACGCAGCGTCAAGGAGCGTGGTGGCATCGTCGTCATCATTGCGCATCGCGCCGGCGCGGTGGTCGCGGTCGACCGTCTCGTGGTGATCGACAACGGCCGTCAGGTCGCGCTTGGTCCGCGCGATGAAATCCTTGCGCAGGTCATGAAGCAGCGCACCCAGCAGGTCGGGGCGACCGGTTAG
- the fabG gene encoding 3-oxoacyl-ACP reductase (Catalyzes the first of the two reduction steps in the elongation cycle of fatty acid synthesis) gives MSLGNKIAVITGAASGFGEAIARRFVAEGARVVIVDLNEEAGNRVAEDLGDKAIFHKADVSSADDVEAMIWAAEREWGGVDILVNNAGFTHRNKPVTEVSEAEFDRIFAVNVKAIYLGANAVIPRFRARGGGVILNVASTAGVRPRPNLAVYNASKGAAITLTKSLAVELAPDKIRVVALNPVAGETGMLHLFMGEDTPEKRAQFQASVPLGRLSQPVDIANAALFLCSSEAEFLTGVALEVDGGRCI, from the coding sequence ATGAGCCTGGGAAACAAGATCGCCGTGATTACCGGCGCCGCGTCGGGGTTCGGCGAGGCGATTGCCCGCCGGTTCGTTGCCGAGGGCGCGCGGGTCGTCATCGTCGACCTAAATGAAGAGGCCGGTAATCGCGTTGCCGAGGACCTTGGCGACAAGGCGATCTTCCACAAGGCCGATGTCAGCAGCGCCGACGATGTCGAGGCGATGATCTGGGCAGCCGAGCGCGAATGGGGCGGCGTCGATATCCTCGTCAACAATGCCGGCTTCACTCATCGCAACAAGCCGGTCACCGAGGTTTCGGAAGCCGAGTTCGACCGCATCTTCGCGGTCAACGTCAAGGCGATCTACCTCGGCGCCAATGCGGTGATCCCGCGCTTCCGGGCGCGTGGCGGCGGCGTCATCCTCAATGTCGCCTCGACAGCGGGGGTGCGGCCGCGGCCCAATCTCGCCGTCTACAACGCGTCGAAGGGCGCGGCGATCACGCTGACCAAGTCGCTGGCTGTCGAACTCGCGCCGGACAAGATCCGCGTCGTCGCGCTCAACCCGGTGGCCGGCGAAACCGGCATGCTGCATCTCTTCATGGGCGAGGACACGCCTGAGAAGCGGGCGCAGTTCCAGGCGAGCGTGCCGCTCGGACGGCTCAGCCAGCCGGTCGATATCGCCAATGCGGCGCTGTTCCTGTGCTCCAGCGAGGCGGAGTTCCTGACCGGCGTGGCGCTTGAGGTCGACGGCGGTCGGTGCATCTAA
- a CDS encoding aldehyde dehydrogenase encodes MTKNLIGGAWIDSSGGETIPVVDPSTGEVFAELARGTADDIDAAVAAAHIAMDNEWGRLTAVERGRLITRLGDIVRDNVDKLAELEARDVGKPLKQARADAVALARYCEFYGGAADKVHGTTIPYLDGYTVMTLREPHGVTGHIIPWNYPMQIIGRSVGAALTMGNATVIKPGEDASQTALMFGELASEAGFPDGAINIVTGFGEEAGAALAHHPGIQHISFTGSVEVGKLIQKAGAENTIPVTLELGGKSPQLVFADADLDAAMPFLVNAAIQNAGQTCSAGSRILVEEAIYDEVVDRLVSAFSRLRVGPALADLDCGPLINQSQKMRVDGFVARAKEAGLEVLAEGSVDDAAPAGGYYAAPVLVGRVPGDAELARNEVFGPVLAVIPVRDEAHALSVANSTEFGLVAGVWTRDGGRQMRLARKLKAGQVFINNYGAGGGVELPFGGVKSSGHGREKGFEALYGFSVTKTVAIRHG; translated from the coding sequence ATGACCAAGAACCTGATCGGCGGAGCGTGGATCGATTCGTCCGGCGGCGAGACCATTCCGGTCGTCGACCCGAGCACGGGCGAGGTGTTCGCCGAACTGGCGCGCGGCACGGCAGACGATATCGACGCAGCGGTGGCGGCGGCGCATATCGCCATGGACAATGAGTGGGGCAGGCTGACCGCGGTCGAACGGGGCCGGCTGATCACCCGCCTCGGCGATATCGTGCGCGACAATGTCGACAAGCTCGCCGAACTTGAAGCGCGCGACGTTGGCAAGCCGCTGAAGCAGGCGCGCGCCGACGCGGTCGCTCTAGCGCGCTATTGCGAGTTCTACGGTGGGGCGGCGGACAAGGTGCACGGCACCACGATTCCCTATCTCGACGGCTACACGGTGATGACGCTGCGCGAGCCGCATGGCGTCACCGGCCACATCATCCCGTGGAACTATCCGATGCAGATCATCGGCCGTAGCGTTGGTGCGGCGCTCACCATGGGCAATGCGACGGTGATCAAGCCGGGCGAGGATGCCTCGCAGACGGCGCTGATGTTCGGCGAGCTGGCGAGCGAGGCGGGCTTCCCCGATGGCGCGATCAACATCGTCACCGGCTTTGGCGAGGAGGCAGGCGCGGCGCTGGCGCATCATCCCGGCATCCAGCACATCTCGTTTACCGGCTCGGTCGAGGTCGGCAAGCTGATCCAGAAGGCGGGGGCGGAGAACACGATCCCCGTGACGCTCGAACTCGGCGGCAAGTCGCCGCAACTGGTGTTCGCCGACGCCGATCTCGACGCGGCGATGCCGTTCCTCGTCAATGCGGCGATCCAGAATGCCGGCCAGACCTGCTCGGCGGGCAGCCGCATCCTGGTCGAAGAGGCGATCTATGACGAGGTTGTCGATCGCTTGGTCTCGGCTTTCTCGCGGTTGCGGGTCGGGCCGGCGCTTGCCGATCTCGATTGCGGGCCGCTGATCAATCAAAGCCAGAAGATGCGGGTCGACGGCTTCGTCGCCCGCGCCAAGGAAGCTGGGCTCGAGGTGCTGGCTGAAGGCAGCGTCGACGATGCCGCGCCGGCCGGCGGCTACTACGCGGCGCCGGTGCTGGTCGGGCGGGTGCCGGGCGATGCGGAGCTTGCCCGCAACGAGGTGTTCGGGCCGGTGCTCGCCGTCATTCCGGTGCGTGATGAGGCGCATGCGCTATCGGTCGCCAACAGTACCGAATTCGGCCTCGTCGCCGGTGTATGGACCCGCGACGGCGGGCGGCAGATGCGGCTCGCCCGCAAGCTGAAGGCCGGTCAGGTCTTCATCAACAATTACGGCGCCGGAGGTGGCGTCGAACTGCCCTTTGGCGGCGTGAAGTCGAGCGGGCACGGGCGCGAGAAGGGCTTCGAGGCGCTCTATGGCTTCTCCGTCACCAAGACGGTGGCGATCCGGCACGGCTGA
- a CDS encoding peptide ABC transporter ATP-binding protein — translation MSDTLVSVSGLVRDYTLPRESLFAPAPVFRALDGIDLVIRRGRSLGLVGESGCGKSTLARAILALEQPTEGSVHLNGKELFALSKAELRAMRRHVQIVFQDPYGSLDPRHKVGRIVAEPLIGLEPGTPRAERRRRVIETLASVGLSERDADKYPHEFSGGQRQRIAIARALITRPDLIVADEPVSALDVSVQAQVLNLMADLQETLGLTYVFISHDLHVVRLVTDDLAVMYRGRLVETGPTADVFAAPAHPYTRALIDAVPVADPARRLHAAGTKAADLIEPDRADEPVGGCAFAPRCPIAEMRCRVKEPLLRDAGDANNGGRRVACHFAEQRTPEGEQA, via the coding sequence ATGAGCGACACCCTCGTCAGTGTCTCCGGCCTGGTGCGCGACTACACGCTGCCGCGTGAGAGCCTGTTCGCGCCGGCGCCGGTCTTCCGTGCGCTCGACGGGATCGATCTTGTCATTCGCCGGGGCCGTTCTCTCGGGCTCGTCGGCGAGTCCGGCTGTGGGAAGTCGACGCTTGCCCGTGCGATCCTAGCGCTGGAGCAGCCGACCGAGGGTAGCGTGCATCTCAACGGCAAGGAGCTCTTCGCGCTGTCGAAGGCAGAGCTGCGGGCGATGCGGCGCCATGTGCAGATCGTCTTTCAGGACCCCTACGGCTCGCTCGATCCACGCCACAAGGTCGGGCGCATCGTCGCCGAGCCGCTGATCGGGCTCGAACCCGGCACGCCGCGTGCCGAGCGCCGCCGCCGCGTCATCGAGACGCTCGCCTCCGTCGGCCTGTCGGAGCGCGACGCCGACAAATATCCGCACGAGTTTTCCGGCGGTCAGCGGCAGCGTATCGCGATTGCGCGTGCTCTGATCACGCGGCCGGATCTGATCGTCGCCGACGAGCCTGTCTCAGCGCTTGACGTTTCGGTGCAGGCGCAGGTGCTGAACCTGATGGCCGATCTGCAGGAAACGCTCGGCCTGACCTATGTATTTATCAGCCATGACCTGCATGTGGTCCGTCTCGTCACCGACGATCTCGCGGTGATGTATCGCGGGCGGCTCGTCGAAACGGGACCGACCGCTGACGTCTTCGCCGCGCCGGCGCATCCCTATACGCGGGCGCTGATCGATGCGGTGCCGGTGGCCGATCCGGCGCGGCGGCTGCACGCGGCAGGAACGAAGGCGGCGGACCTGATCGAGCCTGACCGGGCCGACGAGCCCGTCGGCGGCTGCGCCTTTGCACCGCGCTGTCCAATTGCCGAAATGCGCTGCCGGGTCAAGGAGCCCTTGCTCCGGGACGCCGGCGACGCCAACAATGGCGGCCGCAGGGTCGCCTGCCATTTCGCCGAACAACGCACGCCTGAGGGAGAACAAGCATGA
- a CDS encoding ABC transporter ATP-binding protein, whose protein sequence is MAHLLDIRDLSVTIPTDGGPARILEDVALSLDRGGTLGLVGESGSGKSMTALAIMGLLPRAAHATGAVRLDGDDMLGWDEDRLCDMRGARIAMIFQEPMTALNPVHTIGAQIAEGIRIHLGLGRGEAEDRARRLLDRVGLPAPRFSPHAYPHQLSGGQRQRVMIAIALACEPDLLIADEPTTALDVTVQAQILALIAEIADDTGMALMMITHDLGVVAETTDRVAVMYAGRIVEEGSTAAVFAAPRHPYTAGLFAASPHALEVVAGKRTRLAAIDGQVPDPSEKPAGCAFAPRCSRRSPQCADRPVMDAFSPDQSTACFHPLGLGGVR, encoded by the coding sequence ATGGCGCATCTCCTGGACATCCGCGATCTCTCCGTCACCATTCCAACGGATGGCGGCCCGGCGCGCATTCTAGAAGATGTGGCGCTGTCGCTCGACCGGGGCGGCACGCTCGGCCTTGTCGGCGAATCCGGTTCCGGCAAGTCGATGACGGCGCTCGCCATCATGGGGCTGTTGCCGCGTGCCGCACACGCGACCGGCGCGGTGCGGCTCGATGGCGACGACATGCTCGGCTGGGACGAGGACCGGCTCTGCGACATGCGCGGGGCGCGGATCGCGATGATCTTTCAGGAGCCGATGACGGCGCTGAACCCTGTTCACACGATCGGGGCGCAGATCGCAGAGGGTATCCGCATCCATCTGGGGCTCGGGCGGGGCGAGGCGGAGGACCGCGCCCGGCGGCTGCTTGATCGGGTCGGCCTGCCGGCACCGCGCTTCTCGCCGCATGCCTATCCGCACCAGCTTTCCGGCGGGCAGCGGCAGCGGGTGATGATCGCCATCGCGCTTGCCTGTGAGCCGGACCTCCTGATCGCCGATGAGCCGACGACGGCGCTCGACGTGACGGTTCAGGCGCAGATCCTGGCGCTGATTGCGGAGATCGCCGACGACACCGGCATGGCGCTGATGATGATCACCCACGACCTCGGCGTCGTCGCCGAAACCACCGACCGGGTGGCGGTGATGTATGCCGGGCGGATCGTCGAGGAAGGCTCAACGGCGGCGGTCTTTGCCGCGCCGCGCCATCCCTATACCGCGGGGCTGTTCGCGGCCTCGCCGCATGCGCTTGAGGTGGTTGCAGGCAAACGAACCCGCCTTGCCGCCATCGACGGGCAGGTGCCCGATCCGAGCGAGAAGCCGGCTGGCTGCGCCTTCGCGCCGCGTTGTTCGCGGCGGTCGCCGCAATGCGCGGATCGACCCGTGATGGACGCGTTTTCGCCCGATCAGTCGACGGCCTGCTTCCATCCGCTGGGCCTGGGAGGAGTGCGATGA
- a CDS encoding peptide ABC transporter permease, which translates to MAAEGIREILRKGRGNRAFVIGGAITVVLVAIALVSFVWTPHAFDAQNIANRFAPSSAAHLLGTDMYGRDILSILMVGAQNSILVAIVAVGIGLGIGVPLGAMAAARGGLLDEVIMRMNDFAFAFPSLLTAVMITALAGPGAVNAIIAIGIFNIPVFARLTRGAALPVWKRDYVMAARASARGPVAITLEHVLPNIAGVLIVQATIQFALAILAEAGLSYLGLGAQPPDPSWGRLLKESQTLIYVAPHLAIYPGIAITLSVLGLNLLGDGLRDVLDPRLRRER; encoded by the coding sequence ATGGCCGCTGAGGGCATCCGCGAAATCCTGCGCAAGGGGCGCGGCAACCGCGCCTTCGTCATCGGCGGGGCGATCACCGTGGTGCTCGTCGCAATCGCGCTCGTCTCCTTCGTGTGGACGCCGCACGCGTTTGACGCGCAGAACATCGCCAACCGCTTCGCGCCGTCCTCGGCCGCGCATCTGCTCGGCACCGACATGTACGGGCGGGACATCCTGTCGATCCTGATGGTCGGGGCGCAGAACTCGATCCTCGTTGCCATCGTCGCGGTCGGCATCGGGCTCGGCATCGGCGTGCCGCTTGGCGCGATGGCGGCGGCGCGCGGCGGGTTACTTGACGAAGTCATCATGCGGATGAACGACTTCGCCTTCGCTTTCCCGTCGCTCTTGACGGCGGTGATGATCACCGCGCTTGCCGGCCCCGGCGCGGTCAACGCGATCATCGCCATCGGCATCTTCAATATCCCGGTGTTTGCCCGCCTGACGCGCGGCGCGGCGCTGCCGGTGTGGAAGCGCGACTACGTCATGGCGGCGCGGGCCTCGGCGCGCGGGCCGGTCGCGATCACGCTCGAGCACGTGCTGCCGAACATTGCCGGCGTGTTGATCGTGCAGGCGACGATCCAGTTCGCGCTCGCCATCCTCGCCGAAGCCGGGCTCTCCTATCTCGGGCTTGGCGCGCAGCCGCCGGATCCGAGCTGGGGGCGGCTCCTGAAGGAATCGCAGACGCTGATCTATGTCGCGCCGCATCTCGCGATCTATCCCGGCATTGCGATCACGCTCTCCGTGCTCGGCCTCAACCTCCTGGGCGACGGCCTGCGCGACGTGCTCGACCCGCGCCTGCGGCGGGAGCGCTGA
- a CDS encoding peptide ABC transporter, giving the protein MSVFLARRLAGLFATALVTSLVVFLVMEVLPGDPAAVMLGVNAEADTLAALRHEMGFDRPLMERYLAFAGGLIVGDFGTSYTYGVPVSELILDRIMVSVPLAVMAIVLSTLIALPLGVLAAARHGKGTDAAIMGFAQIGVAVPNFWLGLLLILLFSVNLKWMPAGGFAGWDQGLWAGVKSLILPAIALALPQAAILARVTRSSVLETLHEDYVRTARAKGLSRARTLWHHAARNALIPVVTIMGLQFSFLLAGTIIIENVFTLPGLGRLIFQAISQRDLIVVESVVVLLAVAVILINFLVDIAYGLIDPRLRRGHHGR; this is encoded by the coding sequence ATGAGCGTATTCCTCGCCAGACGCCTTGCCGGGCTCTTCGCGACTGCGCTCGTGACCTCGCTCGTCGTCTTTCTCGTCATGGAGGTGCTGCCGGGCGATCCGGCAGCCGTCATGCTCGGGGTCAATGCCGAAGCCGATACGCTCGCCGCGCTGCGCCACGAGATGGGCTTCGACCGGCCGCTGATGGAACGCTATCTCGCCTTTGCCGGCGGGCTCATCGTCGGCGATTTCGGCACCAGCTACACCTATGGCGTTCCGGTATCGGAACTGATCCTCGACCGCATCATGGTCAGTGTGCCGCTCGCCGTGATGGCAATCGTGCTGTCGACGCTGATCGCGCTGCCGCTCGGCGTGCTGGCGGCGGCTCGTCACGGCAAGGGAACGGATGCGGCGATCATGGGCTTCGCGCAGATCGGCGTCGCTGTGCCGAATTTCTGGCTCGGTCTGCTGCTGATTCTGCTATTTTCGGTCAACCTGAAATGGATGCCGGCGGGCGGTTTCGCCGGTTGGGATCAGGGGCTTTGGGCCGGCGTCAAATCGCTGATCCTGCCGGCAATCGCGCTCGCCCTGCCGCAGGCGGCGATCCTGGCACGCGTGACGCGATCCTCGGTGCTCGAGACCCTGCACGAGGACTATGTCCGCACGGCGCGGGCGAAGGGTTTGAGCCGGGCGCGCACGCTCTGGCATCACGCCGCGCGCAACGCCCTCATCCCCGTCGTCACCATCATGGGGCTGCAGTTCTCCTTCCTGCTTGCCGGCACGATCATCATCGAGAACGTGTTCACGCTGCCCGGGCTCGGGCGGCTGATTTTCCAGGCGATCAGCCAGCGCGATCTGATCGTCGTCGAAAGCGTCGTGGTGCTCCTGGCGGTCGCCGTCATCCTGATCAACTTTCTGGTCGATATCGCTTATGGGCTGATCGATCCGCGGCTGCGGCGGGGGCATCATGGCCGCTGA